The Victivallis sp. Marseille-Q1083 genome has a window encoding:
- the lpxA gene encoding acyl-ACP--UDP-N-acetylglucosamine O-acyltransferase produces the protein MAIHPTAVIASGARIGDHVEIGPYAVIEPDVEIGDNCHIDAHVKISRYTTVGPRCRIYFGALVGEEPQDHRFQPGVVSHTSIGADTTIREYVTIHRSPFENGLTSVGDHTLLMAFVHLGHDARIGNYVTIANQTAVSGHVVIEDGAVLSGYVLIHQFCRIGRLAMLGGRTIVTQDIAPFAMLAENNYICGPNTVGLRRAGIDSAGRAAIRRALKIYFFRGLNSSNAFAEIRKEPLTPEVTHFIEFVQATSRGMMSGDPALIHSHNDPMLEPEE, from the coding sequence ATGGCCATTCATCCGACCGCGGTCATCGCCTCCGGCGCCCGAATCGGCGATCACGTCGAAATCGGACCGTATGCGGTCATCGAACCGGACGTCGAAATCGGTGACAACTGCCATATCGACGCCCATGTCAAGATCAGCCGCTACACCACCGTCGGGCCGCGCTGCCGGATTTATTTCGGCGCCCTGGTCGGAGAAGAACCGCAAGACCACCGTTTTCAGCCCGGCGTCGTGTCGCACACCAGCATCGGCGCCGACACGACGATCCGCGAATACGTCACCATCCACCGTTCGCCGTTTGAAAACGGCCTGACCAGCGTCGGCGATCATACCCTGCTGATGGCCTTCGTTCATCTCGGGCATGACGCCAGAATCGGCAATTACGTCACCATCGCTAACCAGACCGCCGTTTCCGGTCACGTCGTCATCGAAGACGGCGCGGTGCTGAGCGGCTACGTGCTGATCCACCAGTTCTGCCGCATCGGCCGGCTGGCAATGCTCGGCGGCCGGACCATCGTCACCCAGGACATCGCGCCGTTCGCCATGCTGGCGGAGAACAATTACATCTGCGGGCCCAATACCGTCGGCCTGCGCCGGGCCGGCATCGACAGCGCCGGGCGGGCGGCAATCCGGCGCGCCTTGAAAATTTACTTTTTCCGCGGGCTGAACTCCAGCAACGCCTTTGCCGAAATCCGCAAGGAACCGCTGACGCCGGAAGTGACACATTTCATCGAATTCGTGCAGGCGACCAGCCGCGGCATGATGTCCGGCGACCCGGCCTTGATTCATTCCCACAACGATCCGATGCTGGAACCGGAAGAGTAA